The genomic segment ATTTAACAAGTGTTTAACATATACTACTTGCCGAGGACAAAACTGCAAACAAGGTGgattgtttccttgtctttctgtCATCCTTCAGATCATTTAAGAGGGGCCCAAGGAGAACTCTTTCACCTAAAGCTTTTTAACCTAAAAGTTTTCTAGATTTTCCTCTGTGGAACACATTTTCACTGGATGCCCAGAGGTCTACAGTTTTAATGAGCTGTAAAGAGCTCTATGGGGGGGCTTGTTGGTTAAGTCATCTGGGGGTGGGGATTCACCACTCCTTCTAGGATCATTATTTCCACATATCCTTGGAGAGACTTATTTTTGGATTAATTACTATTTAGTACAGTGGTTCTTCATTTTGAGCaggcatcagaatcccctggaggacttgttaaaacaaaGATTGCTGGCCCCCACCATTCAGagtctgattcagtaagtctaggAAATTGCCGATGCTCCAAGTCTGGGGACTGCACTTTGAGAACTCCTGATGCAAAACATAAAAACCCACCCTCCTACAAACCTCTGCTATGAGAACACAGAGTCTCATGCCAATTCCACCATGATTTTCCTGCTTTCTGCCTTGTGGTTCCCACATCCCCCAAAGAAGGGCCTTATTCCTCATCTTCATGCTATAAGAGTTAACAAATTCCTCTGGAATCCAGGGATTCCAACCTAAGTGCTGTCTCTCCTCACATCAGCCAGCAATGTACTTCCCATTGTTTGCCAACAACTTGCAGTTTCTTGCCTACAGTTCATCTGTTCCCATGGAGATAGCTCTGTCCTCCTCCTCAGCATCACGCTTCCTGATCCTCACTGGGAACAGTACAGTGAGAGCAGGCAGAGGACGACCAAGATGGAAGGAAAGTGGTGTCGCGGTACGAGAGCAGGACACTCTGGGTCACGTCAGTTTTGGAGACAAGTGGTCAGGTTAGATATGTGTGTTAATAAACCTCTAGATACACTATAAATTGGATCAATACTATTGATTTCTTCCTAACACGTACAGACAAAATGAGAGAAGGAAGATTATTTTAGAGGCCAGGACACTTTGGCAAAAATGATGGATGGCCTAAGGGGGACGCCAGGAGAAAGAGGGGCAACTTGAGGCCCCAGAGCAAGTGGGAGGTGGGCACGGAAAGAGGACACCAGAGTGCCCTGCACTGGCCAAGCTCTCACCGGGGCACCAGGCTAGCAAGTTCCCATCACTGTTCTGCTGGCTGGTAAACTTGGTGGGTTTGTACGAGCTGATCTAGGAGCTCAACCACCACTTAGGGTCTGTGAGTTCCAGTCAGCACACAGTGGACGCTGCAGACACAGACAAGACAGGGAGTGACCACCAAGTTTATTGAAAACAAGGGAAGCTTGGAGTTAGCTTTGCACCTTTATGACAAAGACCACACTGAGCTAACTGGCCTCTACGCTCCCCCCTCTGGAACAGAAGACCTGCTCTAGGACCACAGTTCTAAAGGGCGGATGTGAGGTTCTTCCCAGCAGCAGCTGCGGCTAATCCAGTTAAACCCTTCCCAGAGACCACTCCTAAAATGGGACCTCCAAGTGACACATTTTCCCCAAGGGGTCCAAGAGAAGAGATGAGCTGAAAGGTGAAGACTTTTCTTCCTCCTGATGCAGAAGCAAGAATGTCAACCTGCGTGAAATCTGATCCCGAGGCCAAGATATCCTCCGCGTCTAAAACCATGTCCCAGTCTCTCCTCTCCAATCCATGAAAAAATGAGACAACAGGGATATTTTCTAAGAGATGCAATTTCTACGGATGGAgccaagtttgttttttatttttttaaataaatttatttatttttggccacgttgggtctttgttgctgcacgcatgctttctctagttgtggcaagcgggggctactctgcattgtggtgcacgagcttctcattgcggtggcttctcttgttgcggagcacgggccctaggtgcacaggcttcagtagttgtggcacgcgggctctagaatgcaggctcagtagttgtggcacacgggcttagttgctccgcggcatgtggaatcttcccagaccagggcttgaacccgtgtcctctgcattggcaggcggattgttaaccactgcgcaaccagggaagcccgccaagtatttttaaatggacCAGGAGACAGACATGGGCTCACAGAGCTTGCTATTGAAAGGGCTTCTTTCCCAAATGGGATCTTTGATGTTTGGCAAGGCTTGAGCTCCAGCTGAAACTTTTCCCACAGCGGGAGCACTTATacggtttctctcctgtgtgaacCCTCTGATGCCTATTAAAGTTGGATCTCTGAATAAAACTCTTCTCACAGATGGGGCACTTATAGGGCTTCTCCCCCGTGTGGATTTTCTCGTGGTGGCGCAGCCCCGAGAAGTCGCTAAAGCCCTTCCCACACGTATCACACTTGCAGGGCTTCTCGCCTGTGTGGATTCGCTGATGCTTCACGAAGTTTGAACTCCGCAGAAAGGCTTTTTTGCAGGTGGGGCACTGAAAGTACGtctctccagtgtgagttctTTGGTGAAAATCCAGCTGGGAATTCCGGTagaaggctttcccacactccCTGCAGGTAGGGAGTCTCTGGGCCATGGGGGCTCTCGGCTGCCGTCGTGGGGaggcctctctcttcccctccagccATGGCATGGACGGCTCTCCGGGAAGAGGTGGCAGATGCTGACCCAGCTGTGTCCCGGAATTCCTCTCTCGGGGAGAGGGCTGCGCCCCTGTCCCCTCACCATGAAGGTTCTCCTGGGTCTCGGGGAGATTCTCTCCTTCTCCAAAGCATCTCGGCTCATCCTTGCTGAAGAGGCCACTCAAGAAAGTCTGAGGAGGCTCTCCTGAGGCTTGAGGGTCCTGGTCCCTGTAGTTCTCCAAGTTTAAGTTCTCTTTGTCATTCTCCTGTCTGTCCcctgagaggaaaaagaagatatgGAGCAGCTCAATCAGTGGTCTGCCCTGCTTTGCAACTCATGTGTCAGAGAGAGGGTCATCACAAAACATTAATTCTTTTTACCAAGAGGGCATCGGTGAGTGAAGAAAAACACTGTCCAGCCTGAGCACCTGGCACTCACTTCACGTGTGTCCAGGCTGTGACTCAGCTCTGGAACCAAGGAGAACAACTGACAGCAGAGGATGGCTCCCAGAGGCCATAGTGGCCACCCCCACAAAGAGGCAGCAAGTTTCTTAAGCCCAGGAAAAACAAGTCTAGTATATGAGAGTACTACTCTAAAAACGTATTGGTTTTTATCtaattatatataaaagataaatatgatcactaaaaacaatttgaaaagcaTACACAAGAAAACCAAATCAACCTCAATTATACCACCCAGAGGCAACAACTATGAGTAtacatttccttccagtcttatctaatttatacatatgtatgtatgtacatatgtatgtatgtgcttTTTTCTGACACAACCGATATCATACTGTATAAACAGTTCTATTTCTGGCTTTGTAGCCTTTAAATTGTAGATGGTGGTACTTATCAATTCCACATGGATTCTCCCTTTCACAAGTCACCCCAAAATTCATGAAATGCAACCACGTGTCATTTTACTGTGGTTGTGATGCACAGTGAGACTGCTGTGTAAAAGCGAACCCCTCAGTCTGTGCTTGAATCCAGCATTCACTTGTGCTTCATTATGTCACGTAACagttaaagtttgtttttctcatcATAACTTGGGTTTTTGCTTATTACTACTTAATGATGCATGtagtaaagatttttattttagtggTAGAATTTATCTTCAACTTTTATAAATTACTTTATTCCTGTAGATCTAAAGAAGCTGcttgcctttctctttcctataTCAGTGTCTTTCAAATTATCAGCTAGAGACCGGAATCTGCTAGAGAACCAGACCTGAACTTGGTAATTCAGAGCCTTATAACATGTTCCTCTCAGATGACAAAggtactttctcttttctttaaagaagcctttataaatatcattttaaagagCTGAATAATGGCCCACTGTGGAGACGTCATAATAAACACATAAGaggaaacataatttatttaagagTTCTCCTACTATGGGAATTAAGTTGTTTGTTATATTTTGCTACTATAAATAATATGTGATAAGCCTTTTTCTTCATAAATTCTGCCCACATTTCTGATCAATATCTTAAAGGAGGTTCCTCAAAGTAGAATTACTGTGTCAGTGGGCATGAATGGTATTAAGGCTGTTGACACCTACTGGCAAATCGATTTCCGCAACGACTCTGCCATCCATCCTCGGGTCTGAGAGGCTGGGCAGAGAGGAGGTGAGTGTTCAATACCTAAGCACTGACTGTGTCTCAAGTATCTGCCATTAAGGCTGGTGAAAAATGGCTTCTCATTGGtataaattttaattctttagTTATTAAAGTTTTTCACACTTATGAGTTATTTTTCATACTCCAAGACTgctgtccactttttttttttactgggaaAGTCACTTTTTTTCTTATCAGCTTGCATTAACTCCttctatattaagaaaaataatcacttATCTGTCATGTTCATGAAAAGAGTTTTTCACCGTTTACTTATTACTTTAATTTTGTTTGGGGTTATTTTTATGTATAGGAGTTgtagtctctttctttttaaatacagtcAAATCTATTAATCTTTTAATGATTCTTTTCCGTTGCTTTTATACTTATAAAAAGCTTCCCCAGCTTGACATGAGTCAAACATTTACCCGTTTTCttctctattattattttattttcatattttatgtctttttcatcTGTTTCCAACTTATTTTGGTATATGACATACATAAAATTTAAGCTAATTCCTCTTCCcagtctttttccttattttgctCATCCCATGGATTTGTTCTGCTTCTTCCTTCATCACATATTAAAGTCCTTTATAGACCAGCCTCTGTTCCCAGGCTCTgtcttctgttccattggcctGTGCATCTATTGTTATATCAGTATCCCACTGTGGTAATGAGTTTAcccttttaaaatgatatattcttAATATTTACAGACCCAACATTGATGAAACATTCTTCTTTCAAACCTTTTTACTGTTCTTGCAGTATTTTTCCTGATAACTACTTAAGAACCATTTTTCCAAacatagttgacccttgaacaacgagGGGTTTGGGGCACCCACCCTGGTGCAGTCAACTTCCGAGTGtaactttatagtcagccctcagCATCCAGGTTCTGCATCAGTGGATTCAACCAAATGCGGATCGTGtacaaatttattgaaaaacatctgAGCATAAGTGttcctgcacagttcaaacctttGCTATACatgggtcaactgtatatatatatatataattttaatcctTTGGGAATTTGATTAGAGGTATGAGTATGAGGCTTTTTGAGGCTTACTCACCTGCTGACCTTCTTTAACAGTGAGCTGTTCTTCCATATGGTCAAACAAAATAGCGTATCTACCCTCTCCTGGGACATCGCCCCCTGCTCTGAGTCCAGATTTGGCAGACTTCTCACTCTTGTACCTTTGAGACCGGACTAGTCCTTTCCTGTCTTGGTATCACTGTCTCGTCCCTGCACACCTGGACTCCTGCGTCGGCTGCCCACAGGGTTCCCCTCCTCCAAGGGGACCCTCCCGGGCTGTCCTGCACGTGGCTGCTTCCTCAGCCTCTCTCCCCACAAATCCTCTCTCAAGAACCTACAATGGCGTCTCTTTCCCTTATCAAGGCAGGCTGGCTTTATACACTCTCCACAGTCTGGTTCAAGGTAAGATCTAATGGGACCATGTCAGCAGGTGAGATGacgggaaagaaaaaaaatagaatgttgcCATATGGAGATAGAGTGAGCAAGGTATCACAAATAAAATCCTACCGCATGGGAGTACAGGGGCAAtccctgtaccttcctctcaattttgctgtgaacctgaaactgctctaaaaaataaagtctattaaaacaaaaatcctacTGCAACAACCTCTAAAGCagcattttcaaacttttttttttgtctgctacCCACGATAAGAAATACTTTTATATcgaaatatattttgatattttctattcggtattatcatttcattttttaaaatgctggttgcaaccctataaaatattttcacaaccTGCTAACTGGTCACaaaatgcagtttaaaaaatactgctcCAAAGGAATCCTTGTGAAGTAGTATTATGGTAAATATATTGCTTAAAATTAAAACCGTATGTCTCATGTGATGCTTGCTCTCTCTGTGGTATTGATACATTAGCGAAGGAAACAATTAATCAGATCTTACTGGGGAGAAAGAATGGCCTGTCATAGAGTTCCCATCCTTGGTCCTTTTATTCCTCCATGGTTCTGGGATCTTTTGTAGatttgagggagagagagacagagagagagagagagagagagagagagagagagagagagagagagtgtgtgtgtgtgtgtgtgtatgtgtgcaggaATGTTTGACAGTTGATTTTACATAACtgcaatgtttttaaagaatgtaGAATGCAAAGGGTAATTACTGTTTTACAGCAGAACAAGTTCATATTTCTTCGTACCAGTCTTAAAATAATGTGATTTATATGAAGTATTTGATGTTGCTTCTGTTTAATGAGACTTAGATGCATGGAGATCAGGTAGaccatatttttctgtttgtcttgtttattttgttgagggtGGGTCAGTTACCATTCACCATAACCAGAGTAAGAAAAGTCTAGTTACTTTGAACCTTCTTGTTAGGAAGGATAATAGTGGCCTGTtagataatctttttttaataatagaattGAACCCATATCTGTTTTGGTCTCAACTGTACTAACCCTAATTCTAAGAAAGAAAGCTGTCAAAACAGGCAAGAGTGAGGCAACAGATCGGATGCGGGGTCTTTCTTCCATGGTTAAATATGTGTCAACAGCCCAATAGTCAGAGACGAGACCCACCTTAGTACTCAAACTGGACTGACCAGATCACGGCCGGTTAGAACCAATGTAATAGAAACCAAGTACGGATATTGCCCCACCACCTCCAATATAATGACTGGAGGTCAGCAATGGCTCTGGACCAGTAGAGGATCACTCACCTATGCAGGTGGATCTTGGGATCTTCTCACTGATGTGTAGGTGTGGTCCTGTCAGCTCTGCCCCAAACCCGGCTGGATCAGTCAGGTCATGCTTGGGATTGGAAATGCCTGGTACAGAGAGAGATAATCTGTGGGCCTGGATGAATGGGGAGCACTGGGGACCAAGCCGTGTTGCTCGAAGGAGGGCCCTGAGTGCAAAGGGAACTAGGGAAGCTCTGGAGACCGCTGAGGATGTGCGGAGCGTCTAAGACACCAGTACTCACGAGAAACCCAGGATATGTGGTGAAGGCCACAAAAAGAAGATTCTGAGAGGGAGGAGTCAGACCACCTGGCAGGCTGGTGCGAGGGTCGTGACTGGGACCCCACGCGTGGTTGGCTGGGACTGTGGTTAGTAGAAAAGGCCATGCGTGGTCGGCCACCACTGAGCCCCGTCGTAACTCAGCACCTACGAGCTACGTAACCGTGAGCAAATGACTTGATCTGATGCTCACTTTCACCACCTTAAAATGGGAATTCCATCacccgtttcacagatgaggggaGTTACTGTACATGAGGAGCCACAACAGTGCCAGGCGCACAGAACACGTCCAGTACAGGGAGCTGT from the Delphinus delphis chromosome 19, mDelDel1.2, whole genome shotgun sequence genome contains:
- the ZNF18 gene encoding zinc finger protein 18, translating into MPVELGQAPVLLPPLAKPKESAFSGPDDTPRGEPSSSEIARQLFRQFPYQVMSGPHETLRQLRKLCSQWLQPEVHTKEQILEILTLEQFLTILPGEIQMWVRKQCPGSGEEAVTLVESLRGEPQKLWQWISIQVLGQEVLSQKAEPESCPLGEAEAHVEVPQELGLQNSACRSGEPLSHIVKEESDSEQGLALAASPLPARPEERLIRDQDFGASLLHTAPQEQWRHLDSTQKEQYWDLMLETYGKMVSGGISNPKHDLTDPAGFGAELTGPHLHISEKIPRSTCIGDRQENDKENLNLENYRDQDPQASGEPPQTFLSGLFSKDEPRCFGEGENLPETQENLHGEGTGAQPSPRERNSGTQLGQHLPPLPGEPSMPWLEGKREASPRRQPRAPMAQRLPTCRECGKAFYRNSQLDFHQRTHTGETYFQCPTCKKAFLRSSNFVKHQRIHTGEKPCKCDTCGKGFSDFSGLRHHEKIHTGEKPYKCPICEKSFIQRSNFNRHQRVHTGEKPYKCSRCGKSFSWSSSLAKHQRSHLGKKPFQ